The nucleotide sequence GTGGGGCATCGTGTGTTGGTCTGCTgggtggaaggagaggaaagCTGGTAGCCGGTGGCCACAGTCACACAGACACGTGCACACTGAgttttggggttcctgggtgactGTGAGAGGCCGCATTTGCTCTATGAATATCCCCCTATGTCCATGAGAGTGAGACATTAAATAGTACCTAGAAAATGTGAGTGtaagagagagaccacagaagcaaatctttttattttcatatatttagtgGCACTTCCCCCCCACTTCGTGAACAAGGGGCGCAGCATTTTCAGTTTGCACTGAGCcagcaaattatgtagccagtctTGCCCCTACCCTTCATTCCCCTTTGTGGCATCCCCTTCGCTGCCTGTCCCACTTCCTAGCTCAGGGATGAGATAGCTGATAACAGCAGCTTACGTTTATTGAGGATCTACTATGGCCCAAGCACCATTTTAAGCCCTCATATGTACTGCCTTATCCATACTACCtataatcctcaaaacaatcttataaggtaagtattattattatgtcCATTTGTGAATGAGGAAACAGGTGCTTTGAATGAGAAGAGCTCCGAATTGAGAGTCTAGAAGTCAGAGTATTAATTTTAACTCCACCCTTGACCTGCTGTGGTGACCTGGAGCAAGCCTGTAAACAAGGAGAAAAATTGCCTACCTTGCACCTTGCAGTATACTAATCTCATCACAGGAGAAGACAGATCTGTGCCTGCCTTATAAACTGCCTCAGAGGGACTCCCATTTTAATTACCACTTCGTGGCTGCAGGTAGTCCACtgagccccccctcccctccttgtgGAGAGGAGCAAACTGGCTCCAGCCTCTGCTAAGTCATGCTCTGTAGGCTTCAGCCCTGcctgcccccgccctccccccccccgcccccccccccccccccccccgccatggccTGGCTTTATctttgagggaaaataaaagtaatagaagTGAGAGCATCTGGAGCAAAATGGTGCTGACAACTCAATGCTGTGTGTAGAGGATTGGTCGTTGATGATTCCATTCCTGTTTCAGGCAACAGGCCACTGGTGCTGAATTTTGGAAGTTGTACCtgaccttcatttcttttcaaatttgacCAGTTCAAGAGACTTATTGAAGACTTTTGCTCCACGGCAGACTTCCTCATCATTTACATCGAAGAAGCTCACGCATCAGGTACAGAGAgactccctgcccctgcctcttcctaacttctcctttctcctttgcttcccccaagccccagctcaaggttggggaggagggaggaagaggaatgaGGGAAAGAGCCGCTATTCACTGAGTGAGCACCTGCCATCTTTCAGCCCCTGCTGCCTTTACCCACCCCTTGCTAACTCCACAGTCTGTGCCTTCAACCTAGCACACAGAGCCAAAAACccagagggggtgcctgggtggctcagtcggttaagcgtctgacgttggctcaggtcatgatctcagggtcctaggatcgagccctgcgtcatcacagggctccctgctcagcgggaagtctgcttctccctctgcctccctccccttgctccttctctctctcaaataaataaaaatcttgggggaaaaaaaacctggagGGACAGGTCCAGCTGGCCGAGCACCCAACattttgaatggataaatagGGAAATCAAGGGAGAGAAGATAATAGGAGGAATTTAGACCTGAAATGTCACCGCTCTATAACTACGTGTGAGATCCCTCCTAAGACTCTCCAAGCTCAAAGGTCACACTGTGGTGCATCTCAGTCGATGGTTCCCAAGCTTTAGTAAGCATCAGAAGtacctggaaggcttgttaaaacagacagctggatcccccacccccaccccagagttcATCAGTTagatctgggatggggcctgagaacTCACATTTCTGACAAGCTCTGGGTGACACTGAAGcttctggtctggggaccacacttggagatCCCCTGCCCCAGGCTAGCTTTCATCGGGGGGCAGGCATTCTTTCTTCACCCCTGACAGGTGGTCACACATTTTCATTACTTCACGGGAAATCTTGTTCCTTTGCGGGACAGCTCTGTTCAGAGAGCTCTCCCTGAAACTCCCACAACTTGTGGTCTAAGCCCCTTGAACTTTATAAAATGGTCAGACACACCCCTCTCTCCCCAATTTTCAAGGGGATTGAATCCATGAGAATGGCTCAACTCTCAAACCCAAAGACTGAAGAAGGCAGGAAGTCACGTGTGGCTGAGTGAGACAAGGGTCACTTACTCGCCCATCTCCCACAAGGTTCGTCTGTCTCGCAGCACCTGGCAGAGCCCGTGTCCCAGAATCAGAGCTCAGCAAAGTTGGATGAGTGGGTTTAGGCCAGTATTATATTAGCCTTGCCGGTTTATCCGTGTGTTGTTAAGTGTAGGTTGCTATTCACTATCAGCAAAGTTGGTCCAGTATGCTCCCTGGATCCCTGACGTcagagccacctgggtggcttgttAAAAACGCATATTtcagggccccaccccaggcccattGCGTCCCGATTTATTGCACCTTAAGGTTTGAGACCTTCTTTCAACTTAATACAGTGTTCACTTAACTGGCAGCTTCTGTCCTCATGAAGACTCTGGGGGCCACCTGAAATATTAGCTTAGCATCCTAGCTACACACAGGTGCATGACACTGTGCTCTCTACTTTcgtgtactttaaaattttccataatacaATCGAAAATAGCATAGGTAACTGCAGATGTGAGCACAGCGTACCCCTGGGGCAGACGTCCCTTTGGGAGAGTAGCAGCCATGAGTTACAGAATGAGAATTTGGGCGCCTTCAGGGCTCTGTGGTCATCAGGACTGAGAAGCGACAATGCCTGGATGTCGTCACAGCAGCCAGCACTTCTCCAACTCTAACGTGTGCTTAAATGACCTGGGGGGGCCTCAGCAGGCCCTGGCTCAGCAGGGCAGCTCCCCAGGTGGTGCTGACGCTGCCGGCCCAAGGGTCTGCACAAGATCCAGCTCTAATCTCCAAAGGAACAAGCTGTAAACTGCAATGAGAGGGGTGGATCGTCGCAGACATTGTTTCTGGTCCTGATATCTGTCTCCTGGAGTCAGCCCAGCATGAACCTTTCCTCGACCCAAGGCTGACTATCTCAAGCCAATGAGGAAAGACCTTCTGACCCTGTTCTGACACAGACCAGTTTCTTGCCTCTGTGCTTTGCCCATCCTCGTTCGGGCGtttcttctccccatccccacccccacctcgtTCCCCAGGGTACTTGTTTCTGTCAATCAGACAAAAACCTGAACCCGGCAGAATTCAAATGCACAGAGCCAGTGTCCACCAATCCCACATggtctggggcctggggcctggggcctggggcccagaTCAGTTTTCCACATGCCACATGTCTGTCCAGGTAAATTATGGGGAGGCACGCAAGGCATGGTGGGAAGGACATGGACTTCGGAGTTTCAGACATGAGTATGGGTCCTGGCTccaccatgtgaccttgggcaacttaccTTTCATGCCCACTTTTGGGACAGTGAAATAAGATGACAACACTACCCCCACAGAGTCACTCATTCGACAATGTTTCATGAGTACCTGCTCTGTGCCCGCCCTGGGCTGGGCCTACAGGGTATTGAGACCAAAGATACACACAGTTCCCACCTCGCAGGGACTCACAGTTAAAGCTGGGGAAGTGAGTCACTGCTCCTTTCCAGGCCTCCGTGTCCTCAGCTGCAGGATGAGGGGGAGAATCCCAGCTTGGCCTCCCCTAGGAGGTCGTTGTGAGGCTCCAAGGAGCTAATGGTTGCACTGACTGCCCAAACATGATACAAAGGTAAGCTGGTCTTATTGTCATCTACAAAGTTCTGATGTCTTGGGGCAGGTAATAGTTACTTTACCCTGTGGCCAGGCACTGGTATCTTGGTGTGAATTTCTCCCAAGAGCTGGTTTCTCTTGGAGGAAAGTTCCTGAGTAGGGGACTTTGAAGCATTGAGGAGGTGGGAGTCATTTCTGCTGATAGATTTCACCAACTTCTGTCACCCTGGGACGCAGCTATTACTGTAAACACAGATCACATGGCTTCCGAAGGAGCCCATGACCACATTAGCTGGGCCCAGACTCCCCAGAAATGGGGCAAGTAGAAGGGCAAGGCCAGTAGCactttatggttattttttttcagcCCATTAACATGAGTACCACTTCCTGTAAGTAGGCAGAAGGGCACCTCGGCAAATGAGGCCATTTGAAAATCCCCTTCCGTTTAATGTTAAGCAGCCTTAAGTGGGTTTGGTTTGGGGCATCTCCAGAGCAAAGTAGCAGAATACCTGtggtaaataataaaaactgggtTTTTTCCTACCTGTCTGGTATTTGAGGGAGTCAGGCAAAATAAACCGGTATTTTTGAAGCAGCTTCTGTGAACCAGGCAGAGTCCCAGGAATTCTGTATAAGTTATGTCACCGGCATCTGCAACGTTGGTCCTATTAATCCCttggcagatgaggaagctgagactttAAAGAGATTTCAAGAGCTTGCCCAATTACACACAGTTGAGagtgtcagggaaggcttcctggaggagagggcGCTAGAGCTGTGGTTCTCAACAGAGGCTGATTTTTGTCCCCCAAGGGACATCTGGCAACGCCTGGAGATGTTTTTGGTTGTCAAAAACAAATTGAAGGGAGGGTGGGGTGCtggtgctactgacatctagtgagTAGAAGCCAAAGATGCTGCTCAACAACCTGTAACACACAGGATGACACCCCCACCACAAAACGTCAACAGTACCAACGTTGGGAAGCCCTGTTTGGAGCTGAAGCTTAAAAGGACAGGTAGACAGGTAGGGTCTCCAACATGGAAAAGACGGTAAGGAGATAGGGAAAGGGGGGCAGCATCATTTGAGGAGGAGTCACTTCGGCGAGATATGGAAGGACTGGCAGCCATGACTAGAAGTGCAGGCCGGGAGAGATGGCCGGGATCACTACATGTTTGCTAAGGAGCTGGTCCTGTCATCGGTTTTCAAGCAGAGAACAAATCTGATCAAAGTTTGTGTTAGGAATCATTGTCAGAGAGTTCTGGCTGATGAGTTAGAGGGTAGCAAGACCAGGAGGTGGGAACACTTCGTAGGGGTTGAAAGGAAGGGTGGTTGTCAGGCTAGCAGTTGTACTTGGCTATGAACTCACCCCGAGGCGCGGGTGTCGTGAGGCTGCCCGTAGAGCTAACGTCAGCCGCAGTGGCTGATGTCGTAGGAGAGAGAAAGGCCTGTTCTCACACTGTGGTTGGAGGCAGCCCTGTGAGGAAGAGGGTGGAAGTGAGAAGCAGCTTGGGGGTTGTGGGTCAAGGAATCCCAGGTGTTTCACCCACCCGGCTGGAACAGAGGCTGGAGGAACATGGCACAGACAGGCCAGGTCACTGAGGAGCTTGGGATTTCTCCTGAGGATGATAGGGAGCCGTCATCTAAAGACCTAAGCAGGAGAGTCACATGGTCAGGTTTGCACTTTGGAAAGAACATTCTGGTGGAGAATAATTAGAAGAGGGAGATTGTCTAGACGCTAGAATAGTAGTTCTCAAACTTCCGGTGTGTtgttagaatcatctggaaggcTGTTAAAACAGATTGGTGGGCCCCATTCCTTGGCAGTCTAGCGTGGGGCCTAAGAATTACCAACACACCCCCAGGTGATGCCAACACTGCTGGTCTGGGCAGAGAACTACTGCTCTAGACCCTTGCCTCACAGAGTGTGGTCCAGGCTCCAAGCAGCCTTGGCTCGCTGGGCAGCAGCAGCTAGACCCTCAGTGCTGTCTGACCTAGAcagactgaatcagaatctgccttTAACCAGGTCCCCCGTGTGGTTCAAATACACATTCAGGTTCCAGAAGCACTGGCCCAGGGGACTCTCCCATGCTGAAGAGCCAAGGTCTGGGAGTCAGGAGCCCTGGGCTTCCATTTTGGATCAGTCAGTAACTCCCTATGTGATCCCGTGCATTCACCCATAATAGAAAACTGGGCCCAGTCTGGCCATGGCTCCTCTATCTGGGACCCTCAGTTAAAGGGGCTGGGAATGGGGGTATTTAAGCTGCAGGAAATTCGTGCCCTGCCTGTGAGGCCCACTGCCCATCTTTTCTTTTGCAGATGGCTGGGCTTTTAAGAACAACGTGAACATCAGGACTCACCGGAATCTCCAGGACCGCCTGCAGGCTGCCCGCTTGCTGCTGGACAGGAGCCCCCAGTGCCCTGTGGTGGTGGACACGATGGAGAACCAAAGCAGCCAGCACTACGCGGCGCTGCCTGAGAGGCTCTATgtgctccaggagggcaggatcCTCTACAAGGTGAGCAGGGGCACAGGGCCCAGGAACGGCACGGGCGGGAAGGGCTTTGTAGCAGGCAGACCTGCCTTCCCGTCTCTGCCCAGCCATTTACCAGCCATGTGACCAGGGGCAAGTCCTCTCCTCGTGTggagtttcagtttcctcttctgcaaaaggGAGGTAcgccctcccccccctccccacctcacggGGGGTGAAATAATGCACAGGAAAGTCCCTAGCGTTTGGACTGGAGCTGCAGCCTCTGGTTGCCTTCTGAACCCAGAAGACTGGCCCCAGCCCTAGTTCAGTTTGGAGCTCAATGAGAGAAGCTTGTTTCCATTTCATAAACAATGCTCAGAGAAGGAcattgacttgcccaaggtcacactgcacAAGGCTCTGATTCCAATTCTAAATCCTTTGGACGGAGTGGGCCAGGAGTGGGAGGGTCTGAGGCAGGCCTGAACCTGGAGGGGGTTGTCAGAGTGGGAGCAGAACGAACCCTACATGGGCAGCTTGGAGATGCTGAAGTAGGGATTCAAGGCAGGAGTTGAGTCCCGGCTTGCTTTCCGGTGATTGTGCCCCCCTTAGGGCTTCCAGCCTGGTCAGGGTGGGGGATGAAAGCACAGCCTCTGGTCATTTGGTCACCGCTGGTCTCCCCTAAGAGGTCAGAAACTGTTTTATAGCTGCCGAAGGGATTCCAAACCTTGGAGAGCCCAGGAAGCCCAACCAAGAGGCTGCTCCTCTACCCACGGGTCAAGCTGGCCCTACTTCTGCAGTGAAATGAGCAACGACTTGCAGATGAATCCCCGAGGTGCCAGGGGTCACAGCACAAGGATTCAggtccttcttcctttctcctccccagagACGTGGCTCTAAGATGGCATGGAGGCCAGCAGGGTTAGGCCCCGAGCAAGTACTGGCAACACAGGAATGAATTGAAAATGGCTCACCCCTTACTTGGAGTCTGAGGGATAAGGAAGACACACACAGAGTTGCCCCGTGTCCCAAGTACTATGAGACTCCAGAGCGGGGATCAGCAAACCTTTTCTGCAAAGGGCctgattgtaaatatttttgactttgTGGGCCAAATAAATTCCCGGTCATAACAATTCAATCCTGCTGTTGCAGCACAAAATCAGCACAGACAAGAGGTAAATGAGTGTGAGGCATCAGGACAGACTTGGCTCTCAGATTATAAATTTCCTGACCCCTGAGGAAGGGTAGGCTCTTTAGAGGTGGTGACAATTGCGTGGGCCTAAAGGCTAGGAAGCCAGCCACGTGAGCAGGGTGAGTGAAAAGCATTGCAAATATAGGGAAGAAGGTGGGCAAAGGCACGGAGGCATGTTACAGCAGCGTGTGAATGGAGAATCGGGGGCATTTAGGTAGACCAAGGAGTTCAGCCTACCTCTTAGGACAAAGGACAAGTTTTGAGCAGGAGAGAGGCATGACTggatctgtattttattttatttttttttaaaaatgtatttatttattagagagagagagcatgcatgcatgtgaGTGCGGAGAGGGGTGGACAGAGAggattccaagcagactccccgcggagtgtggagcccgatgcggggctccatccgaggaccccgagatcataacctgagctgaaatcaagagtcggaagctcaaccgactgagcccccccaggagcccctggatctgtattttagaaaaatcccTGGCTCCTGGGTGAGGTGTGGACTGGAGGGAGCAGGGACTGAGGACTGGGGACAGTCAGGAGGTGGGACAGCTGCCTAAGTTGGAGATGAAGAGGGCTGAACTAAGGCCTGGGGACCGAGAGGCCGAGGCGGGTCTGATTTAGAATGGCTGGAACTTGCTGTGAGGGCTAGATAAGATAAGGCCTGTCTGCAGGTCCAATTATGGAAGAGCAGCTTATTGGTATAGACCCTTTCTCCTTTTGAAACTATTCACTTTTAAGCCCTCTGGTTTTCCTCGTACTTCTCGGTCCAGTCGGCCCATTCCATGTTGGTGCCATTCCACACCCTCTCCCTGGGTGATCTTGTCCACCTTACGGTTGCCTCTTGCATTGACGACATCATCCTGGCAAGTGCCACGGAACTATCACTAGCCCTGTGCTCTCAACCCAGCTTCTGACCTACCCATTCCCACAGGCTGGAAATCCGGGAACGCTGATTCATGTCTCTTGCAGGGTAAATCTGGCCCTTGGAACTACCATCCAGAGGAAGTTCGTGCTGTTCTGGAAAAGCTCCACAGGTAGTCTGGAAAGATTCCCTAGTTCTAGGTGATCAACAGGAGGGGCTCCTCCGGTCTTggctctcctcccagcccaggtTGGCGGTTACCTCTGGACTCCCGTCCCCTGCTGAGCCACTAGCTCAGATTGGTCTGCTCTAACCAAACacttatcagaaaaaaaagcagcaagTTAGCTGAATGTTAAAGACCATACAACTCGACGCTGCCCCTACCAGTGGAGACCACATTCATTGCACGACATCCCCACGTGAGAGAGGCCCCACTCCGGGGCCTCCTGCTGAGGTGCGGTATCTCTTTGCAGCCACTCTGATACCAATTGTTCAGATATGGCGGTCCTTATGGTAGGCAAATTCATTTTCCCCAATTTGCCATTTATGGACTTGATCATCTAAGACACTAAATTGGCTTTTAGACCCAAGCATGGGGAGAACGCCggttgtttagagagagagatgaggaatTGAAAGCTGTCGTTCATTTATGCAGAAGCTTGCCTTCGAAattgtttctctgatttctttgcaAGTCTCCTAATGGTCATTTGTGTTAGATTACATCAGACTAATGGATAACCATTGGTATTCATCTGTTTTAACTCTGCTTCTTTTCATATTTGTCTATGACAGCCACAGCCTAAAGCACACACAGCTGTGACTTGAtttgaaggaaaatgttttaagatgCAGCAAGCTAATACAGAATGATTAAACTATCTCAGGCTATTTGAGATGGCTTTGGTGTGatctttacatttccttttccaaTCTGTGTCAGCCTATTTTATCTTGCATTATAGCCCAGTGTAATGGGATCAGCAAAAATACCATATGCTTGGAAGCGCCTCATTTGGTGGGAAGAACATTCATTCTCTGTGGGTTACATATCAAGTGTCCCTTTGTCTTGTGAACTGCTAAAGAATGTTTCACGTTGGAATCAAACTACCTTCACAACATGACATAAAAGAATGGACTTAGgagacatttctcttttttttaaaaagactttatttctttatttgacagagaacacaagcagggggagtgggagagggagaagcagacttcctgccgagcaaggagccagatgcggggctggatcccaggaccctgggaccatgacctgagccgaaggcagatgcttaacgactgagccacccaggtgcccccggggAGACATTTTTCTAACATGAAAACACATTCTCCTTGGCTCAGCCTTTGTTGCTACAGTGTTAACATTATTAATGttactcttttattcttttaaaaaaacttatcaTTAATCATCTACCAGGCACCCATGTTCAGATATGTTAAGTCATCTAATCTTTATGTATTGCAAAGAGGAGactattacccccattttatagatgggaaatcaaggctcagagcTGAATTTGTGGAAGGTCTTAGAACTAAGTAACAAGCTAAGATTCAAACCCCATCTCTAACTTCAAGCCGGAATCCTCGCTCTGCTCCCtgctagctatgtgactttggctCAGCTGCCTTGGTATCTTGAACTATAAAATAGGATACTAGTCGTGCCTGTTGCCTGGAGGATTTGTGAGTAAAACACTCAGAACTGTGCCTGCCTTGAAGAAAATGCGATGGACCTGCTATTATTACTATATGTTGTTCCACAACTGCCTCCTTGGGCCCCCTTTTtagggagtgggagatggagggaAGGCAGGACAGTAGGCACACTGAATAAAAATTCTTCATCCTGCCAAAGCAATGCAGGCGTGAGTTTGTGCAGGTACACTGAGAGTGAGGAGCTGGGCAAACAGTGGGGCTGAAGCCCAGCTGAGCCCTGTCCTTCCTAAGCCCCAATTCCATAAAAGGAGACAGCGGATAAGCCCATGCTCCTCTGAATCACTCCTCAGATGGTTTCCCCCGATTCATGCCTATAAATGCACAGAAAGCTCCTGGTTTTCAGTGAACAATAGTAGCTAGAACTGAGGAGTTTTCAGAATGTTAAAATAGACCCCAAGCCTTCCAAGTCAATTCTCTTCAGTTTAATGCTTCAGACATTCATTGAGCACTGATTCCTTACTGGGTGCTGAGTAAGGCACTGATGGACAAGGCCCCGCTTAACCTCATGGGGTGACGAGGGATCCATGGCAATGACCATAATTCAAAGTGAGTATGATGGGGGAGAGCTGAGATAAAGACTCACTGCTCAGGGAGGACAGAGGGGAGGGCAATCCTGCAGGGCTGGGTAGGTCTGGGAAAGCCTGGTGGAGGTGGTGGCATTTGGGCTGGGGCTTCGAGGAGGCCCAGGCCTTCCACAGTCTGCGATGGGAACCTGGAGAGCATGGGAATGGAAAAGGACATTTGTGGGGAAACCCACATGGCAGAGGTGGGAAAGAATTGTGCAGGGCACTCAGAAGGTTTGGACTCTCATTCTGCTAAACTGGCCACAGATGATTTCATTTCGGGTAAGCCCAGCCATGAAGTTCTGCGGGTGTGTTAACATGTTTTCTGCAGCATGCTTAGGTGCC is from Zalophus californianus isolate mZalCal1 chromosome 4, mZalCal1.pri.v2, whole genome shotgun sequence and encodes:
- the DIO1 gene encoding type I iodothyronine deiodinase — protein: MGLPRPGLWLKRLWVLLQVAVQVAVGKVFLILFPERVKQHIVAMNWKNPHFSYDNWAPTFYSMQYFWFVLKVRWQRLEDRTEPGGLAPNCPVVRLSGQRCRIWDFMQGNRPLVLNFGSCTUPSFLFKFDQFKRLIEDFCSTADFLIIYIEEAHASDGWAFKNNVNIRTHRNLQDRLQAARLLLDRSPQCPVVVDTMENQSSQHYAALPERLYVLQEGRILYKGKSGPWNYHPEEVRAVLEKLHR